A genomic segment from Dermatobacter hominis encodes:
- a CDS encoding ribonucleoside-diphosphate reductase subunit alpha — translation MPSTGVVDLTDSATGSPMQVRKRDGSLEPVDLNKIVRAVARCAAGLENVDPMRVATRTISGLVDGATTEELDELSIRTAAALIAEEPNYSRLAARLLATVIDKEVQNQDIYSFSQSVAMGHAQGIIGDETAAMVAANARKLNDAVLADRNWLYEFFGLRTVYDRYLLRHPDTRRVVETPQYFLLRVACGLSRTPEEAIEFYELISSLEYLPSSPTLFNSGTAHPQMSSCYLLDSPEDNLDAIYDRYRDVARLSKHAGGIGLSYSRIRSRGSLIRGTNGLSNGIVPWLKTLDSSVAAVNQGGRRKGAACVYLETWHADIEEFLELRDNTGDTARRTHNLNLANWIPDLFMERVEQDWQWSLFDPKKVPHLNDLYGDEFRAAYITAENEGLFERQVPARQLYQRMMRTLAETGNGWMTFKDASNLKCNQTGSTAADGTPNVVHLSNLCTEILEVTNQAETAVCNLGSVNLGAMVRPDASGALAFDFDRLADVVRLAVPFLDRVVDINFYPTDAAGNSNAKWRPVGLGLMGLQDVFFKLGLPFDGDAARDLSTRISEEIYFNALTASADLAERFGPHDGFAETRAAKGQLQFDLWGVTPSDPARWSALKERIAATGLRNSLMIAIAPTATIASIAGCYECIEPQVSNLFKRETLSGEFLQINTYLVRELQSRGLWTESIISAIKRDEGSVQGIDAIPEEVRAVYRTAWELPMRALIDMGAARGAYIDQSQSLNLFMESPTIGKLSSMYVHAWKSGLKTTYYMRSRPATRINKTTTSATTSTTPDGGPSGGGPTGGGEPAPAPTTYSDEEALACSLENPEACEACQ, via the coding sequence ATGCCGTCGACCGGCGTCGTGGACCTCACCGACTCGGCGACCGGGTCGCCGATGCAGGTCCGCAAGCGCGACGGCAGCCTCGAGCCCGTCGACCTCAACAAGATCGTCCGGGCCGTCGCCCGCTGCGCGGCCGGCCTCGAGAACGTCGACCCGATGCGCGTCGCCACCCGCACGATCTCGGGCCTCGTCGACGGCGCCACCACCGAGGAGCTCGACGAGCTCTCGATCCGCACGGCCGCCGCGCTGATCGCCGAGGAGCCGAACTACTCCCGGCTGGCCGCCCGCCTGCTCGCCACCGTGATCGACAAGGAGGTCCAGAACCAGGACATCTACTCCTTCAGCCAGTCGGTCGCGATGGGCCACGCCCAGGGGATCATCGGCGACGAGACCGCGGCGATGGTCGCGGCCAACGCCCGCAAGCTGAACGACGCGGTGCTCGCCGACCGCAACTGGCTGTACGAGTTCTTCGGCCTCCGCACCGTCTACGACCGCTACCTCCTGCGCCACCCCGACACCCGCCGGGTCGTCGAGACGCCGCAGTACTTCCTCCTCCGCGTCGCCTGCGGCCTGTCCCGCACGCCCGAGGAGGCCATCGAGTTCTACGAGCTGATCTCGAGCCTCGAGTACCTGCCGAGCTCGCCGACGCTGTTCAACTCGGGCACCGCGCACCCGCAGATGTCGAGCTGCTACCTGCTCGACTCGCCCGAGGACAACCTCGACGCCATCTACGACCGCTACCGCGACGTGGCCCGCCTCTCGAAGCACGCCGGCGGCATCGGCCTCTCCTACAGCCGCATCCGGTCCCGCGGCTCGCTGATCCGCGGCACGAACGGCCTGTCGAACGGCATCGTGCCGTGGCTCAAGACGCTCGACAGCTCGGTGGCCGCGGTCAACCAGGGCGGCCGCCGCAAGGGCGCCGCCTGCGTCTACCTCGAGACGTGGCACGCCGACATCGAGGAGTTCCTCGAGCTGCGCGACAACACCGGCGACACCGCCCGCCGGACCCACAACCTGAACCTCGCCAACTGGATCCCCGACCTGTTCATGGAGCGGGTGGAGCAGGACTGGCAGTGGTCGCTGTTCGACCCGAAGAAGGTCCCGCACCTCAACGACCTCTACGGCGACGAGTTCCGAGCCGCCTACATCACGGCCGAGAACGAGGGCCTGTTCGAGCGCCAGGTCCCGGCCCGCCAGCTGTACCAGCGCATGATGCGCACGCTGGCCGAGACCGGCAACGGGTGGATGACGTTCAAGGACGCGTCCAACCTGAAGTGCAACCAGACCGGCTCGACCGCCGCCGACGGCACGCCCAACGTCGTGCACCTGTCGAACCTCTGCACCGAGATCCTCGAGGTCACCAACCAGGCCGAGACCGCCGTGTGCAACCTCGGCTCGGTGAACCTCGGCGCCATGGTGCGGCCCGACGCCTCGGGCGCCCTGGCGTTCGACTTCGACCGCCTGGCCGACGTCGTCCGGCTCGCCGTCCCGTTCCTCGACCGGGTCGTGGACATCAACTTCTACCCGACCGACGCGGCGGGGAACTCGAACGCCAAGTGGCGCCCGGTCGGCCTCGGCCTGATGGGCCTGCAGGACGTGTTCTTCAAGCTCGGCCTGCCGTTCGACGGCGACGCCGCCCGCGACCTGTCGACGCGGATCTCCGAGGAGATCTACTTCAACGCCCTGACCGCCTCGGCGGACCTGGCCGAGCGGTTCGGCCCGCACGACGGCTTCGCCGAGACCCGGGCCGCCAAGGGCCAGTTGCAGTTCGACCTCTGGGGCGTCACGCCGTCCGATCCGGCCCGCTGGAGCGCCCTCAAGGAGCGCATCGCCGCCACGGGGCTGCGCAACTCGCTGATGATCGCGATCGCCCCGACCGCGACGATCGCCTCGATCGCCGGTTGCTACGAGTGCATCGAGCCGCAGGTCTCCAACCTCTTCAAGCGGGAGACCCTCTCGGGCGAGTTCCTGCAGATCAACACCTACCTCGTGCGCGAGCTGCAGTCCCGCGGCCTCTGGACCGAGTCGATCATCTCGGCCATCAAGCGCGACGAGGGCTCCGTCCAGGGCATCGACGCCATCCCCGAAGAGGTGCGGGCCGTCTACCGCACGGCGTGGGAGCTGCCGATGCGGGCGCTGATCGACATGGGCGCCGCCCGCGGGGCCTACATCGACCAGAGCCAGTCGCTGAACCTCTTCATGGAGTCGCCGACCATCGGGAAGCTCTCCTCGATGTACGTCCACGCGTGGAAGTCGGGCCTGAAGACCACGTACTACATGCGCTCCCGTCCGGCGACGCGCATCAACAAGACGACGACGTCCGCGACGACGTCGACGACGCCCGACGGCGGTCCGTCGGGTGGCGGTCCCACCGGCGGCGGCGAGCCCGCTCCGGCGCCCACGACCTACTCGGACGAAGAGGCGCTGGCCTGCTCGCTCGAGAACCCCGAAGCGTGCGAAGCCTGCCAGTGA
- a CDS encoding TIGR03621 family F420-dependent LLM class oxidoreductase has protein sequence MAHPFRFGVQYSKPIEGTTWQETARRTEELGYSTLFVPDHFGDQLAPITALSVAAEATSTLNVGALVFDNDYRHPVTLATEMATLDLLSSGRVELGLGAGWMRTDYEQSGIAYDEPKVRVDRFEEGLAVIEGMFGDGPFDFSGEHYTITGLDGLPKPHTPGGPKLLIGGGGKRVLSIAARTADIVGVNPNLRSGEINADTALDAMASAVDRKLEWVREAAGDRFDDIELNQLSFAATLTDDTASFADFLAQLFGAPAEEVLEAPTVVAGSLPEVVDRLHARRERWGFSYYVFQADAGEVMAPLVAELAGR, from the coding sequence ATGGCACACCCCTTCCGGTTCGGAGTCCAGTACAGCAAGCCCATCGAGGGCACGACCTGGCAGGAGACCGCGCGGCGGACCGAGGAGCTCGGCTACTCGACGCTGTTCGTGCCCGACCACTTCGGCGACCAGCTGGCACCGATCACGGCCCTGTCGGTCGCCGCCGAGGCCACCTCGACGCTCAACGTCGGAGCGCTGGTGTTCGACAACGACTACCGGCACCCGGTCACGCTGGCCACCGAGATGGCCACGCTCGACCTGCTGAGCTCGGGTCGCGTCGAGCTCGGGCTGGGCGCCGGGTGGATGCGCACCGACTACGAGCAGTCGGGCATCGCGTACGACGAGCCGAAGGTCCGCGTCGACCGCTTCGAGGAGGGCCTGGCCGTCATCGAGGGCATGTTCGGCGACGGCCCCTTCGACTTCTCCGGCGAGCACTACACGATCACCGGCCTCGACGGGCTGCCCAAGCCGCACACGCCCGGCGGGCCGAAGCTGCTCATCGGCGGCGGCGGCAAGCGCGTGCTGAGCATCGCGGCGCGCACCGCCGACATCGTCGGCGTGAACCCCAACCTCCGCTCGGGCGAGATCAACGCCGACACCGCCCTCGACGCGATGGCGTCCGCCGTGGACCGCAAGCTCGAGTGGGTGCGCGAGGCGGCCGGCGACCGGTTCGACGACATCGAGCTCAACCAGCTGAGCTTCGCCGCCACGCTCACCGACGACACCGCGTCGTTCGCCGACTTCCTGGCGCAGCTGTTCGGCGCCCCCGCCGAGGAGGTGCTCGAGGCCCCGACCGTGGTCGCCGGCTCGCTGCCCGAGGTCGTCGACCGCCTGCACGCCCGCCGCGAGCGGTGGGGCTTCAGCTACTACGTGTTCCAGGCCGACGCCGGCGAGGTCATGGCCCCGCTCGTCGCCGAGCTGGCCGGGCGCTGA
- a CDS encoding ribonucleotide-diphosphate reductase subunit beta, protein MRYPQFYEMYRNAIRNTWTVEEIDFSDDLVDLQRKLLPAERHLINRLVAFFATGDSIVANNLVLNLYQHINTPEARMYLSRQLYEEALHVQFYLTLLDTYIPDQAERAQAFAAIENIPSIRRKGEFCFKWIDSINSLDELRTREDRKQFLLNLICFAACIEGLFFFGAFAYVYFLRSKGLLNGLAAGTNWVFRDESCHMNFAFEVIEQVRREEPDLFDEDLGARVTEMIGEAIECEYGFAEDLLSQGIGGMSLTDMREYLQFVADQRLTTLGLPKIYGSKNPFGFMELQDVQELTNFFERTVSSYQVGVKGEVAFDEEF, encoded by the coding sequence ATGCGGTACCCGCAGTTCTACGAGATGTACCGGAACGCCATCCGCAACACCTGGACGGTGGAGGAGATCGACTTCTCCGACGACCTGGTCGACCTGCAGCGCAAGCTGCTGCCCGCGGAGCGGCACCTCATCAACCGGCTCGTGGCGTTCTTCGCCACCGGCGACTCGATCGTGGCGAACAACCTGGTGCTCAACCTGTACCAGCACATCAACACGCCCGAAGCCCGGATGTACCTCAGCCGCCAGCTCTACGAGGAGGCGCTGCACGTCCAGTTCTACCTGACGCTGCTCGACACCTACATCCCCGACCAGGCCGAGCGCGCCCAGGCCTTCGCGGCCATCGAGAACATCCCGTCGATCCGGCGCAAGGGCGAGTTCTGCTTCAAGTGGATCGACTCGATCAACAGCCTCGACGAGCTGCGCACCCGTGAGGACCGCAAGCAGTTCCTGCTCAACCTGATCTGCTTCGCCGCCTGCATCGAGGGCCTGTTCTTCTTCGGCGCCTTCGCCTACGTGTACTTCCTGCGGTCGAAGGGCCTGCTGAACGGCCTGGCCGCCGGCACCAACTGGGTGTTCCGCGACGAGTCGTGCCACATGAACTTCGCGTTCGAGGTCATCGAGCAGGTGCGGCGCGAGGAGCCCGACCTGTTCGACGAGGACCTGGGCGCCCGCGTCACCGAGATGATCGGCGAGGCGATCGAGTGCGAGTACGGCTTCGCCGAGGACCTGCTCTCGCAGGGCATCGGCGGGATGTCGCTGACCGACATGCGGGAGTACCTGCAGTTCGTCGCCGACCAGCGCCTGACCACCCTTGGCCTGCCCAAGATCTACGGCTCGAAGAACCCGTTCGGGTTCATGGAGCTGCAGGACGTCCAGGAGCTCACGAACTTCTTCGAGCGGACCGTCTCGTCGTACCAGGTCGGCGTCAAGGGCGAGGTCGCCTTCGACGAGGAGTTCTGA
- a CDS encoding Gfo/Idh/MocA family protein yields the protein MGVFGRRRRSTDEGTAPTTVALAGAGAIAVVHALAAPAAGCQVVAVASAGGSSARHLAGQLDEQQAHRVRHVRIDELPAGADLLVVASPPATHAALVAQGLAGGADVLVEKPFTTTLADADELVGLAAEPGPLLRCAENLLHAPAWRAFAAHRSGMGPLQHLSARTLQPPPTWGHFTQPLEAGGVLFDLGPHALALVIGAAAEPVVGVAATLSSSRDDGADDDAVVRLRFASGLVASVDVSWTSPDTEWSLQAASPDGVARLELYPDVLVELDGEPVTLPDRHPSAPDPALERMGYVDQLRDTASAADGHPAPGQTPEQARDVLEVICAAYASAGSGGDEVALPFTGDRTRTPQQLWRG from the coding sequence GTGGGGGTCTTCGGCCGTCGCCGCCGGTCCACCGACGAGGGGACGGCCCCGACGACCGTCGCGCTCGCCGGCGCCGGGGCGATCGCGGTGGTCCACGCGCTGGCCGCCCCCGCCGCGGGCTGCCAGGTCGTCGCGGTGGCGTCCGCAGGCGGCAGCTCCGCCCGCCACCTCGCCGGCCAGCTCGACGAGCAGCAGGCCCACCGGGTCCGGCACGTGCGGATCGACGAGCTGCCGGCCGGTGCCGACCTGCTGGTGGTGGCGAGCCCGCCGGCGACGCACGCCGCGCTGGTCGCCCAGGGCCTCGCCGGCGGTGCCGACGTGCTCGTCGAGAAGCCGTTCACGACGACGCTGGCCGACGCCGACGAGCTGGTCGGGCTGGCCGCCGAGCCCGGACCGCTCCTCCGCTGCGCCGAGAACCTCCTGCACGCGCCGGCGTGGCGGGCCTTCGCCGCGCACCGCTCCGGCATGGGCCCGCTGCAGCACCTCTCGGCCCGCACGCTGCAGCCGCCGCCGACGTGGGGCCACTTCACGCAGCCGCTCGAGGCCGGCGGCGTGCTGTTCGACCTCGGTCCGCACGCGCTCGCGCTGGTCATCGGCGCAGCCGCGGAGCCGGTGGTCGGCGTCGCCGCCACGCTCAGCTCGTCGCGCGACGACGGCGCCGACGACGACGCCGTCGTCCGGCTCCGCTTCGCGTCCGGTCTGGTCGCCTCGGTCGACGTGTCGTGGACCTCGCCCGACACGGAGTGGTCGCTGCAGGCCGCCTCGCCCGACGGCGTCGCCCGGCTCGAGCTGTACCCCGACGTGCTGGTCGAGCTCGACGGCGAACCCGTCACGCTGCCCGACCGCCACCCCTCTGCGCCCGACCCCGCGCTCGAGCGCATGGGCTACGTCGACCAGCTGCGCGACACGGCGAGCGCCGCCGACGGCCACCCGGCGCCGGGCCAGACGCCGGAGCAGGCCCGCGACGTGCTCGAGGTCATCTGCGCGGCCTACGCCTCGGCCGGCTCGGGCGGTGACGAGGTCGCGCTCCCGTTCACCGGCGACCGCACCCGCACCCCGCAGCAGCTCTGGCGCGGCTGA
- a CDS encoding DUF5996 family protein, with amino-acid sequence MDDWPALRVDDWVDTRDTLQLWTQIVGKVRMELSAPINHWWHVTLYVSARGLRTTAIPNPSGGAFDVEFDLIGHQLVIRGSDGSSSAVELRPRTTADLYDELFDRLRAMGIDVEIFGMPVELPEVIPFASDTLHASYDADAVRTFHGQLVSADRVLQRFRSEFRGKVSPVHFFWGAFDLAVTRFSGRPAPEHPGGIPNCPDRVMQEAYSDEVSSCGFWPGGPADDADSEGTFYAYAYPEPDGYRDVELTRGRFDDGLGEFVLPYRDVRTADDPDAVLLTFLRETHRAAADLARWP; translated from the coding sequence ATGGACGACTGGCCGGCACTGAGGGTCGACGACTGGGTCGACACCCGCGACACCTTGCAGCTCTGGACCCAGATCGTCGGCAAGGTTCGCATGGAGCTCAGCGCCCCGATCAACCACTGGTGGCACGTCACGCTGTACGTGTCGGCACGTGGCCTGCGCACCACGGCCATCCCGAACCCGTCGGGCGGGGCGTTCGACGTCGAGTTCGACCTCATCGGCCACCAGCTGGTGATCCGCGGCTCCGACGGGTCGTCGAGCGCCGTCGAGCTCCGTCCCCGCACGACCGCCGACCTGTACGACGAGCTGTTCGACCGGCTGCGGGCGATGGGCATCGACGTCGAGATCTTCGGCATGCCGGTCGAGCTGCCCGAGGTGATCCCGTTCGCGTCCGACACCCTGCACGCGTCCTACGACGCGGATGCGGTGCGGACCTTCCACGGCCAGCTCGTCTCGGCCGACCGGGTGCTCCAGCGGTTCCGCTCGGAGTTCCGCGGCAAGGTCAGCCCGGTCCACTTCTTCTGGGGCGCGTTCGACCTGGCCGTCACGCGGTTCTCCGGCCGGCCCGCGCCCGAGCACCCGGGCGGAATCCCCAACTGCCCCGACCGCGTCATGCAGGAGGCGTACTCCGACGAGGTGTCGAGCTGCGGGTTCTGGCCCGGCGGACCGGCCGACGACGCCGACAGCGAGGGCACGTTCTACGCGTACGCGTACCCGGAGCCCGACGGCTACCGCGACGTCGAGCTGACCCGCGGCCGCTTCGACGACGGCCTCGGCGAGTTCGTGCTCCCCTACCGCGACGTCCGGACCGCGGACGACCCCGACGCCGTGCTGCTCACGTTCCTCCGCGAGACCCACCGAGCCGCCGCGGACCTGGCCCGCTGGCCCTGA